From the Pyrenophora tritici-repentis strain M4 chromosome 5, whole genome shotgun sequence genome, the window GTGATCCCCTTTCGCCCTAACCCCGGCGCATAACAGCCGGCGCTAACCAGAATTAGCGCGTCTCGCCCTTTCCAAACTTTTGTCGCGTTAGTAATATACAAACGTCCTGAGGCACATCTGATACAAGCCTTCTTTTCGCATTGTGGGTGCCGCCTTACAAGGAGGCAAATACCTCCCATACGTCGCATTAAAAGTTCAGCACGTCAAAACGCCAAGGTGCACAAATGTTTCATTCAAACATCCATTCACCTTGTTTCTTAGTCGGGCATTATCAGGAATGATACATGTACAGTTCCAACCCCACATGCCCGCCTAAGCCGTGCTCTACAGAAGTCAAGCCATTCCTGTTCTCCCTCACATTGAAGCCTCCAATTCCTTGATCCTCTGCTCGATATCCGGAACTGCACGGAGCTGTAGGTCAATATCTTCCTTCTCACTAAACACATACCAAGTTAGCATCTGTTTCGTAAGAGCAAGGACAAGGAAATGACTTACTCTTCAAGCACCGCCCTCCTCTCTGCATCTAGGCCTCCAAAATAGAACCCTCCTTGTCCATCAAACTGCAGAATGCGACTGTGGTACTTCCATAGGCTGCGTCGATGACTCACGGTCATGAGTGTGATACCTAGTCTCTTCGCTTCTTCGTACATGACTCTCTCCACTTCCAATGTAACGCTACTCGTACATTCGTCAAGGATCGCATATCTGGGTTTGTGGTAGAAGAGTCTGGCCATAGCAACGCGCTGTTGAAGACCACCAGAGAGCACATCTTCCCACTGTGCTTCAGCATCAAAGTCACCAGGGCGGTCAATGAGCGTCTCTAGGTTCAACGTACTCAGAACAGAGAGAAGGTCGTTGTCAGTAATACCCTTCGAATGCATGTCGTGCAACGAGTCTGGATAGATGATTTGCTGACGCAGCGTACCGCGGGAAAGGTAAGGTCGCTGGGGAATATAGAAGATGTCTTCAAACGGCGGCTTGCGTACTTTGCCTCCGTAGACGGGCCATAAGCCGCCAAGAATGCGGAACAAACTACTCTTGCCACAACCATTCGGTCCTACGATAAGTAGGTGGTCACCTGGCTTTACGGCGAAAGATAGCTTACGAACTAGCACGTCGCCGTTTGGTGATACGATTGGTACGTCGATGAACTCAATGTCTGAACCCTCGGTCACAGTGCCGCGGCCCCGTAGGACTGACGCGTTTTCTTCGGTGTCGGCTGATGAAACAAGTTTCTTCTCAAAGTGGCCTGCTTGGATGTCGTCGATCACATCGAGCAGGGTGGCAACGCGGGATGTGTAGCCGGCAAGTTCGGTGATTTCCTTGTAGGAGAACATGACGCGGCCGAAGGCGTCGCTGGACATTAGCAGCATGCGGCGGTTCGTTACGAAACCTGCGATTTTTTGATTAGTAGGAGTTCCGATGGCCAAGAAAATTTGAGAAGCCCGAGGAGAGGTGGAGAAGGGAAAACTTACTCTCCGTCCGATCACCTGTACTCATGCCTCCGGTCCCTGGTAGCTTGAAGAATACTGGTACACTGCAAAGCATCAATCCCAACGCTCCCCAGAAGTACTTGATAACAAAATCCTCCATGATGCCGTGGTAGAACCTCCTCCTCAAAATGCGGTTGACATGCTTGATCAAGGTAAAATACCCTTTATCAAGCGTATCCTTTTCAGCTTCATGTCCGGCATAGAGCGCCACTTCCTCACTCCAATCAATCAACCTGCTATGCTGAAACCTAAACTCGCCCTCTAATCTCGCTTCATCCGCCACATATTTGCCGAATGGGGGCGTAAGTGCCCTCATGACGTTTGCGGAGATTTGTACGAGGAGGGACATGAAGAAGAGACCCTCGCCACCGACACTGCGCGAGAGAGAGTAGTTGTAGATTATGATGTCGAGAACAGGTTTGGCGAGATTGGAGTAGAGTTCTGCGAGGGAGTTTGAGAACTTGGCTACATCGACGGTGATGAGTTGATCGGCGTTTGCGATGCGGTCGTCGAGCGCAGAGAGGGTGTAGAAGGTCATTTGAGATAGATATTTCGAGTGAATGTGATTCGTGAGGCGGGTTCGGTATTGGAGGGAGAGTTTGCACTGGTGGTATGAGAGCTGTTGTTGTTAGCATATTGCCAGGTCTCGTAGTTCATCATTGAAGTCCAGTCTCCATCCCCGACCGTAGACGAAATGTTTCGACATACCATACTATTCGTGAACGTCGCCGGCACAGCAACAGACATCCACCATACCAATCCCGTAAGAAACTCTCTTCCCTTCCCCCTCACAAGCGCACTGACCAGCCTTCCATCCAACTCCGCCACATACAAACTAATCATCGtcctcaacaccaagaaaACACTATGCCCAATCAACAACCTAAACTCCTTGCTCTTCCAGCCCGGTATACATATCCTCAACAACCTCAGTAGGTTCTTGAAAAACTCCCTATTCAGCTCAACCTTCTTCCTGCCCGTCGCTTCACCCTCTCCCGCCGATGTCTTTTCAGCGCTCTTGTTGGCCCGTCGCAGGGAAGCAGCTTTTTGCTCGGCGATGGCATTGCGGATGCGATTTATGAGGGCGACAAAGAGGGTCAGGTACACAGCGCGCGATATGCGGGTTCGGTTTGAGAGGTACAGCCGCGTGAGGTCGTTTACTATGGCTTTTGCAGAGGCGCTGGTGAGGCGATGGGAAGAGAGAGGTTTGGAGAAGACGGCCATGGCTACCGTATGAGAGGCATTTGTGGTACGCAAGGGTCAGTCGCCGTTTGCGCAGGGCGACCGTTACGCGTTGGTGGACAGTCGGTGCTGAGGTCTTGGTGGTTGCAGTGATGGCTTTTTGGGAGATGTGTGAGATGCGGTTGCTTCGGTCGACCGGTAGCTTTGGGTACGACAGCGCGTTCGGCCCCGCGAGATTTGTAGCGTTGCTTTGCTGTGCAGAGGCGATGGTGTTGCTTGACGACATGTGAACCAATACCTCGGCTTCCCCACAAATCGTCTAGCCGCTTCGGGCGATAAGCTGGGGAAAGCTTTCACATGAACGACGAACGGATCCCCGTGCGGCTCTCCATGCACATCCTGTGTCCGTGTTCAAAGAAGCTATATGCCGACGTTTTCGCTTTTCGGTTCAAGTCTGCGGTCTTGTCAAATGCCAGTCACAAAAAATGAAGACACGATAGAAAACGACTACCGGAACATATTTATCGGTAGGCACCTGGAGTAGAACAGCAACTCCGTTGCATTACAACCTCGTACGTGTCCTCAAATTCTTCCACTAAGTAAATACACGCAGGACTATCATCTCTTTTTGAACCTTGTTTATTCTTTCCACTTCACCTCTCTCCTACCTCACCCATGCCTCTGCGTACCCTTGAAGCACGCATAACTAAACACCCTATCGTTGAAATCCCCCTTCGCCGTATACCTCAAATCCGCAATCCCAGGCCACGTCAACCCCAAAAAGTCGGATTCATCGCTAAGAAACTTGCGACAGTATGCGTTGCTACCAGGTTGATCAGTACCACGAGGGGTGAAGCGTAGAGAGAgatgggagaagaagagagggAAGACCATACGTGTAGAACTCGCAGAAAAAACCTTTATCGGGTCCAATAGAAGAGTCCCGACCGGTGAGGACGGTGCAGTCGGAGTCGGAGCTGCCGAGGGGAGTGAATTTGTGCTCGCAAATACCACCCCAGTGGATGTCTGAGCAGACGTAAATCTGGCGTGAGATTAGTATTTCCAATTTTT encodes:
- a CDS encoding ABC-type uncharacterized transport system, permease and ATPase component — translated: MAVFSKPLSSHRLTSASAKAIVNDLTRLYLSNRTRISRAVYLTLFVALINRIRNAIAEQKAASLRRANKSAEKTSAGEGEATGRKKVELNREFFKNLLRLLRICIPGWKSKEFRLLIGHSVFLVLRTMISLYVAELDGRLVSALVRGKGREFLTGLVWWMSVAVPATFTNSMLSYHQCKLSLQYRTRLTNHIHSKYLSQMTFYTLSALDDRIANADQLITVDVAKFSNSLAELYSNLAKPVLDIIIYNYSLSRSVGGEGLFFMSLLVQISANVMRALTPPFGKYVADEARLEGEFRFQHSRLIDWSEEVALYAGHEAEKDTLDKGYFTLIKHVNRILRRRFYHGIMEDFVIKYFWGALGLMLCSVPVFFKLPGTGGMSTGDRTESFVTNRRMLLMSSDAFGRVMFSYKEITELAGYTSRVATLLDVIDDIQAGHFEKKLVSSADTEENASVLRGRGTVTEGSDIEFIDVPIVSPNGDVLVRKLSFAVKPGDHLLIVGPNGCGKSSLFRILGGLWPVYGGKVRKPPFEDIFYIPQRPYLSRGTLRQQIIYPDSLHDMHSKGITDNDLLSVLSTLNLETLIDRPGDFDAEAQWEDVLSGGLQQRVAMARLFYHKPRYAILDECTSSVTLEVERVMYEEAKRLGITLMTVSHRRSLWKYHSRILQFDGQGGFYFGGLDAERRAVLEDEKEDIDLQLRAVPDIEQRIKELEASM